Below is a window of Candidatus Viadribacter manganicus DNA.
CGACCCGTTCCACCGTCAACATCGCCCAGCAAATCCGCGCCGTTGAGGCCGCCGTTGCGCACGCCAAGCAGCAGCTCATCCACGACCACATGCAGCACTGCGTCGAGCGACGCGATCTTTCCGGCGACGCACTACGCGAGCTGCGTCAACTGGCAAAGTTCTTGTGACCACCGAACATTGCAGCAAGGAGCGTGACATGAAAGAGCGCAGCAAAAAGGCCCCACTGAAAGAGAGAGGCGACAGCAAGAAAATGACGGAGGCGATTGACTGGGCGCAGAAGCATGGCCTCGAAATCTACCGCACCACACCGCGGTGCGTGCAGATCGAAGGCCACAATTTCTGGCCAGACAAAGGCACGATCCAACGGGCCGACCTTCGAAAGTACGACAAGAAGGGACTGGCCGAACTTGCGCGGTTGCTTGAGCAACCGCTGCCGGGCGAACCGGGAGGCCTGCGCTTGGTTGTCGAGGTTTGACTCGCAACGCTCACCACTCGGCGCAAAATATCGCGAAAAGTGCTGCGAAACGAATGGTAATCACTCTATCTTTTTCTGAAGCCCCTTTGGAATGGCATGCTAACCGCGCCAGCATCCGGAAGGCATCCGCATCTACTGCCGAACCAAACCCCAATCATTCCCCTATGCAATGCACTTCTCATGGGAGGGGGAGGAAAAGAAGATGTCGTGTGCGGGTCGCGCGCGGCGGGGGCTTTTTTATCTGCGGGCAATTTCACACCCCGCACACTGAACACGGCGCATGTCACGCGCCGCCCCTTCCACCGTTGTCCCTTCATCTGACACGCCGCCCACAGCGGACACGCGCCACGCCGCGCCCGCACCTTCCTCACCACACACTCCTTCCTCAACAGACGCGCCCGACACACACACCGCGCGTTCGGGCCCGGTTGCACTCGCGGCGCGCGTCACGGCGCAACTCATCGACGCGCTCAACCACGGCGCCCGTCCCTGGGTCCAACCCTGGGACAGCGCCGCCGCACTCGCCCTCCCGCTTCGTCACAACGGCGTCCCGTACAAGGGCTTTAACATCATCGCGTTGTGGGCCGCGGCGGCGGAACGCCAGTTCACCTCCCGCTACTGGCTGACCTTCAAACAAGCCCAAGCACTCGGCGGCGCGGTCCGCCGCGGCGAACGCGCGACACACATCCTCTTCTACAAAGACCTCGCGCCCCCTTCGTCCGGGGACACGGCCGCTTCGTCCGCCGACACCGGCACCGGCAACGCCGCCACCCCCGACACACCCGCGCGCCGTGTCGTGTTGCGTTCATTCGCGGTCTTCTCCGCCAGCCAAATCGACAACCTGCCGCCGCACTTCTTCACGACACCGGCCCCCGCCGCGGACAACACGTTCCTCGCCGCACGCCTCGACCCACTGTTCGCCCGCGTCCCCGTCGTCACCACACACGGCGGGACGCGCGCCTGCTACAACCCCACCACCGACACGATCCACCTCCCGCCGCGCCCCGCGTTCGTCTCCCTCGCCCAATACTTCAGCACGCGCCTCCACGAACTCGCGCACGCGACGGGCCACCCCACCCGCCTCGCCCGCGACGCCTTCCTCGCCCCCGGCCCGCGTTCCACCGCCGCCTACGCACGTGAAGAACTCGTCGCCGAACTCACCGCGGCCTTCCTCGGCGCCGAGTTACATCTGCCCGTCGACCACCTCGAAGACCACGCGTCGTACCTCGACCACTGGCTCCAAATCCTCGACCGCGACCCCGGCGCGTTGCTTTCGGCAGCGGCCCACGCCCAACGCGCCGCTGACTTCCTCCGCCCGTTCCTCTGCCCGGACACCGTTGTCCCCGTCACGCCAGCCGCACGCCCATGACGCCGCCGCCGGACGCCGCGCTTCATCTCGCCTTGCGTGCACTCGCGCATCACCGCGCGGCGCGCCACCACGACCACCACTCCCGCGCCACCGAAGTCGCCCTCGCGCACTGGGCCCGCGCGCGCGCAATCTCTCTGAGCCGCGCCACCCGCTCACAACACCCACTGGCGCAAGAATTGCGGCAGCATCTCCGCACCGCCGTACGCGCGCGCCGCCAACGCGACCGCCTCCTGCCTGCACTCGCCGCCGCACGCGCCGCGTCGCTGCACGCCGCACGCGCCAAACTCTGCGTCGCCCGTCTCTTCGTCGACAACACGCGCGCCGCCACGCTTCTCGCCAGTCTCGCGCGCGACCTCCGCCGACTGCGCTGATCGCAACCGCACCAACGTCCGCGCGCCGTCCACACGCCGCGACCACGCAAAACTCAACGGCCTTTGAATGAGAGACAGACGGGCGCGCAACTATATGGGCATGCCGTTCCAATACGAGGAGCATCCATGCCGAAGCGTTACTCGAACGAAGACTATCGTGAAGCAACCCGACATCTCCGCGATCTCGCCCTCATCGAGATCGACGCGCCGATTTTCGAGGACACATCCACCAACGACACCGGCGCGCTAATCGACTTTGAAACCGAGATCCTCGAAACACTCGCGGAAGCGCAAGAGGACGCCGTCCGCCACCTCATCTTCGTTCACCCACCGGTCCGCCGTCTGAAAGGCGCAACCACCGGACCGGCGGTCCTCCGCTGGCTCCTCACACGCGCGCCATGGACGTGGGAGTACGTCAAACGCGCTAGCGTCCGCTTCTTCCGTGATGCAACTCTCGCCGAGATCCGACTGCCTGCGCCGACCGAAGCCGAGTACCACCGCCACCACGACAGGCACGCGCGACTCGCCGTGTCCAACACGCGCGGCGCTACACACCAGAACACACGCGGCCACACCGGGGATACGTCATGAACTTCAAAACCCAAGCCGGGCATTGGCACTTCGCCGCCGCCCGTTTCCCCGACGCGGTTCAGATCGGGTTTGAGGCCACCCACGTTGGCGCAGACGACCTGACGTGGATCCATTCGTACGAAGCGATCGTTTTCAACGTCATCGAGGCGGCACGCACTGCCGGCGCGTCCGCTGCCATCCTCATCCACGGCAACCCGACGCTCCCGCCCAACACCGTTTCCCTACGCACCATCGTTCGTGACGTCATACGAGCGGACGACCTGGCGTCGCGCCTGTGCATCGAAGAGTGCATCGAGTGCGACGAAGCCTGCATCGTCGTCTTTGGTCCTCTGCCGCCGCACCGCCGCCAGGCCGCTCACTAACGGCGGGACGGCGGCTTCATCCCAAAAGAAGACGTTCGACTGTCGCCCAAAAACGGACACCGGGCGCGCACCTGAAGTCGGCGGCAGCGCGCAGTTTTGCAGGGTCCGCTATTGCTCGGCGGGTGCGGTCGCTGACTTCTGAAATTGCCCCACTTGAGACACCAGCAGCAGATCGGCGCAAACCGCAGCGCCGTTTGCTTCCTGTGCGCGAAATCACCCGCCGGCACGCGGTCCACGCCCCACAGGCGGTCACGCGCCCCCGGCCCTGCGGGTTTCGAGATTCCTTCCCTCTGAGTCGCACCCTTCCCTCATTTCCCGTCGCAACGCGTTGACAACACGCGGAGAATTCCGGGCCTTCTTCGGCCGATCTGCTCGGGTTCAAAAACGGCAGACGCGGCACCGACAGACGCCAGGCAACTTCTCGCCACTCACCGTGAATCTCCACGCAACTGGAGGCCCGCACACATGGCGATGCACAACCCCGAACTTCTGCCGCTCATCCCCGAACGCCTACTCCGACAACACCACGTCTACGAGCGACACGACGGCCGCTTCCGCGCCGCCGCGCGCCTTCTGCAAGCGCTCTGGCGCGAACGGCGCAAACTATCCGAAGGCCACTACACCAACGCCGCCGGCACGCGCCGCCGTTTGGGTTCGCGCCTTGCGACCGACGCCGCCCGCGCTGGTGCGAACTTCTTGACACCCGACATCTTCGGCCAAGCGCGGCTCGACTACGCGTACCGCGAGCCAGGCGCGTTGATCGACGTAGAACGCATGCACGCCAACTTGCTCTCGTCGATGCCGCTCGCCTTCAACCTCCTCGCGCCCCTCAAGGCCGACAAGAAACTCGCGCGCCGCGTCTTCAACCAACTCGCGCCGGGCATTGCCAAAGACATCACTCACATCCAGTTCGAGCACTCGCCCGGACGCGGCGACCCCACGTTTACGTCCGACGGCACGGCGTTCGACGCCTTCGCCACCGCACGCGCCCCCGACGGCGCGAAAACCTTCATCGCTATCGAGGTCAAATACAGCGAGAGCCTCAACGAACCGGAAGCGCGCCTGCGCCCGCGCTACGACGAACTCTCGCGTTCGAGCGGCCTCTTCGCCGAACCCGACGACACGGCGCTACGCAAGAACCCGCTGCAAGGTCTATGGCGCGGGCACATGTTGGCGCAGAGCATGGTCGACGCCGGCATCTTTGATCGCGGCGTGTTCGTCCTTGTTGCGCCGCGCCAAAATCGGGACGTGCAACGCGCAGCGCGCGCCTACGCCAAGCGGCTCACCAACGCGGACGGCAAAGTCGCCTTCCTCAATGTTGAGCTGGAGGACGCGATCGACGCGATCCGCTCCGGCGGCGCGCCCGACCTCGCCGCCGCCCTGCGCGAGCGCTACGTCGACTTCACTCCGGTGCACGACCTCGTCCGCCAGGCGTGCCTCAACACGCCACGCCGCCGTCGATCGTTGCGCCCAGCGCCGCGACCAGCAAGTGCACAGCCTCGACCGCCGCGCAGCCCGCTGGCGGCCGCACGCTAGCGCAGGATAGCCCGGTCCGTGGCGATTATGCCCCGCCGGTCTCAGAGCTAGGCACCTCGCCAAGCACTAGGTGAAGGAGGGACGGACGCCTCCGCTTGATGATCCGCGTCCTCCACATCGGCGATCGGCTGCGTCGCGTCGGGGAGGTCGCGGAGAATATAGAGGCAAGCTTCGTGAACGATGAGCCCGGCTTCGTTCAGATCGAAACCATATTCAAGCGCTACGCTTCGCAGTTTCTTCCCGAGCGCAACGACACGCAATTCGAGACCTTGCATGGCGCCCTCTTTAGCGACCTGCGACGCTCCGACGAAAATTTTGGCGGCCGCATTTCTATGCGGGGGAGTTCAGCGAAATACTGACCGCCATTCCGCCAAAGCGTCGCTCCAGATAGCCGCGCCAAATGTTGCGGCAAGCGAAACCCTGCTCTCTATGTTCCGCGATCCATTTGACCATCATCAAGAGTGACTGCGGCACTTTCGACGGTGTTGCGAGGTCGCAGAAACACCCTGAATTAGGCAGCGAGCTCCGCCGCATTGATTGACGACTATCAAGGCGCAAATTGACGAATGGCAACATCTGCGCCGCGTTGTCGCGTGACCGCGCAATTTACCTCTCCATTACGAGAGACTCGCCGACAGTGGTCGTCGATGCAGCGAATGCACATATGGAGAATGCAATGCCGTTCGACGCCACCATCTCTGCGGAAATTTGGAACGCCAAGTACCGCTTCCTCAACGAAGGCAGTGACGGTGACGCGGATGTCGAAGGCACGTGGTCGCGTGTCGCTGCCGCTATCGCTGAGGCCGAACCTGGACGCGGACGCCGTCACTGGCGCGAAAAGTTCAACGACGCGTTGATGGATTTTCAGTTCTTGCCCGCCGGAAGAATTATCGCCGGCGCGGGCACTGGCCGCGCGGTGACGCTGTTCAATTGCTTTGTCATGGGGACGATCCCGGACAATCTCGACGGCATCTTCGAGCATCTGCGGGAAGCGGCGCTGACGATGCAGCAAGGCGGCGGCGTCGGTATGGATTTCTCGACCATCCGGCCAGCAGGTGCGCCCGTGCGCGGCGTTGGCGCCAAGGCCTCCGGTCCGCTTTCCTTCATGGACGCCTGGGACGCCATGTGCCGAACGGTTATGTCCGCCGGCCAGCGTCGCGGCGCGATGATGGCTTGCTTGCGCATCGATCATCCGGACATCGAGGACTTTATCGACGCCAAGCGCGACCCCGCTCGACTGCGCAACTTCAATGTATCCGCCTTGGTGACCAATTCTTTCATGGCTGCGCTCGCGGCAGACCAAGATTGGCCGCTGCAGTTCGACGGCGAGATCTATCGCACCGTGCGCGCGCGCGATCTCTGGGCCCGACTGATGCGGGCAACCTATGACGTTGCCGAACCAGGCGTCATTTTCATCGACCGCGTGAACGCCTCCAACAACCTGGCCTATTGTGAAACCGTCTCGGCCACCAATCCGTGCGGGGAGCAACCGTTGCCGCCCTATGGTGCGTGTCTGCTCGGTTCAATCAACCTTTCTCGATTGGTCGAGAGTCCATTCGAGCTCAATTCGCGGATCGATGAAGCGCGACTGGCTGACCTCACCACCACCGCCGTTCGTTTCCTCGACAACGTCATCGACGTCTCTCGCTACCCACTGCGCGAACAGGAAATAGAGGCCAAGGCCAAACGGCGCATTGGTCTCGGCATCACAGGGCTTGCCGACGCGCTGATTTTCTGCAACGCGCGTTACGGCGCGGTCGATGGTGTGGCGCTTACGCGTCGATGGCTCGACACGATCCGGACCGCCGCTTACCGCGCCTCTGCCGAACTCGCCGCGGAGAAAGGAGCCTTCCCGGCCTATGAGTCGGCCCTCCTTGAGCGCCCCATGCTCGCGTCGCTCGATCCCGACACGCGCGCGATGATTGCGGAACACGGTCTGCGCAACGGTTGCCTCACCACAATCGCGCCCACCGGCACCATTTCACTGCTGGCTGGCAACACCTCGTCTGGCATCGAGCCCGTCTTTGCCTTCTCGTACCAACGGCGTGTGCGGCAACCCGACAATTCCTTCGTTGAAGAACCGGTCCAGGATTACGCGCTGACGCTCTGGAAGAAACTCAAAGGCGACGCCCCTCCTCCTGAGCATAGTTTCGTCAGCGCGCAAACGCTGACGCCCGCGGATCATCTGGCCATGCAGGCCGTGGCGCAGCAATACATCGACAGCTCGATCTCCAAGACGATCAATTGTCCGGAGGATATTTCGTTCGAGGATTTCGCCGACGTCTACACCAGGGCGTACGATCTCGGTTGCAAAGGCTGCACGACTTATCGCCCGAACGCGGTGACAGGCTCAATCCTCTCAGTCGCGAAAACCGACGATGCGGAAAAGCCTGTCGCGGAAACAAAGCTGATGAGCCTCACCCCACGGCCCGATGCGTTGATTGGCTCAACCTACAAGATCAAATGGCCCGAGAGCGAGCACGCGCTTTACGTCACGATCAACGACATCGAGGAAGACGGCAAGCGCCGACCGTTCGAGATCTTCATCAACTCGAAGAACATGGAGCACTATGCGTGGACATTAGCGCTGACGCGAATGATCTCGGCTGTATTCCGTCGCGGTGGCGACGTCTCATTCGTCGCCGAAGAGCTGAAGGCTGTGTTCGATCCCCGCGGCGGGGCCTGGCTTGGCGGGCGCTATGTGCCTTCTTTGCTCGCAGCCATCGGCGATGTCATCCAGCGTCACCTTGATAGCGATACGATCAAGGCTGTTGTCGCGCAAGAATCTGGCCCGCGGGTAAAGCCGAGAGGCTGTCCCAAGTGCGGCGCTGCCGCGCTGATACGCGCCGAGGGGTGCGATAAATGTCTTGAGTGCGGCTATTCGAAGTGTTCGTGATGCCTAGTTATCCGGCGCCGTCACGCGACGGCGCCGGGCGATTAGGCGCAGGCTCAGCACCCGGAGATCTTCGGCATCGAAGCGACGACGCGCCAACGGCACGACAACCGCATTCTCCAATGTCAGATGACGCATCTCGTGCTTGGCGAAGGCGGCTAACGCTTCCGCACCACCTTCAATAGAGTGCGGCGGCTTCCTTATAATGAGGCAGGCGTTGAGCACGTCGCGCACCCGAACTGACAGCGCCTTGTCCTCGGCATGCTCAGAGGTCAGGCGATCGAGCACATCCTCCACAAGATCCTCCGGCAAGCATCGCTGCCGGAGCATCGGGAAGAAATCTTCCTCTTCGTCGATCACATGCAACGTGAGATCGAAACGTATGAAATCGAGCAATGCTGTGATGACAGCCGCGTCAAACTCCGTCGCGTCAGAAAGGCGCTCAAGGGCCCTGCACATGCGCCGATGGTTGAGATGCTCGGCCAAGATAAATTCAATCGGATCGTGCGGCGTGGGACGGCGCGCGCCGTCGTCACGCAGGCTGGGGGTCATAGCGCACTCTCCATTCGGAGACGAAAGGTCGTGACCTTCGATACGCAGGCAGCCCCTGGATCCTTGGCGTCGCGCAGCGCCGAAACCAGGTCAGCCCAAGTCTCTTCATCGGCTTCCGCCATGAAATCAGAAACCGCGATGCGAACGAATTGAGCCAAGGTCTCGCCACGGAGATTGGCCTCACGTTGAAGCTCTTGCTCAAGCCGCGCGTCTTCGGCGCCAAGCCAAGATTGCAACTCGGCGCTAGAGGTCTGGCCAAGCGACAAGAGCTCGCCAAGCTGCATCGCGCGGCTCATACCTTTGATCCCAAAGAAAGCGAGAGCCCCTCGATCTGAGCCGACGCCGCAAGCGCCGCCACATAGCGAGCCGAGGAAGCCGCCCACGCACGTGTGCGCAATGATCCCTTGATGAAAGCCTTGACGACTTCGAACGGGAGTTCCTTCGCCGCGCTGTGCTGATCAAGACGAATGACGTGCCAGCCATGGCGGGTACGAACTGGCTTCGCACCGATCTGACCGGGACTAAGATCCATCAAGGCGCGTTCAAGATCATCTGCCAAGTCGCCGCGCTGGAGCTGACCGAGCGAACCGCCCTGCTCTGCAGTTGGACAGGCCGAGCATGCGCGCGCCCACTCGGCGAACGGCTCTCCCGCGCCGATGGCTTTGATGGCGGCGGCAGCGCGTTCATAAGCGGCGACCCAGGCCGCCTCTCCTTCGTGTTCGGGGGCAAACAGAATGTGGGATGCTTCGTAGAGTTCAGGCGCGGCGAACTGCGACGCAGCGCCTTCGTAGACGCGTCTGCACTCAACGTCGCTTGGCTCAACCGAAGCAACCTCAAGTTCGAGGACTTGCCGGACAAGCGCCTCCTCATCGGTCTCTTCGCGCCCTTGAGCATCTCGCGCCGGCGTCGGCTCCAATGCCAGCGCGCGAGCACGGAGCAAGAGCAGCTCACGAATGACCAATGCGCGAGCGGCTGCGGCGCGAGCCTCTGGGCCGGAGGCCGCGTCGTGGTTCTGCGCCTCTTGCGCAATCGCCGTCTCCGGTATCGCAATCCCGTTCACGAACACTGGCGGGGCGTTGGCTGGACGACGCGCCGCAGGAACGGGGCCATGACTGCAACCGGAGAACGCCTCTGCCTGAGGTTCATTCTGTGCGGTCTGTATGAGGGTGTGTTTCATCGCCCGCCTTGCCCTGCCGCCAGGCGCTTCGAA
It encodes the following:
- a CDS encoding PGN_0703 family putative restriction endonuclease, with the translated sequence MAMHNPELLPLIPERLLRQHHVYERHDGRFRAAARLLQALWRERRKLSEGHYTNAAGTRRRLGSRLATDAARAGANFLTPDIFGQARLDYAYREPGALIDVERMHANLLSSMPLAFNLLAPLKADKKLARRVFNQLAPGIAKDITHIQFEHSPGRGDPTFTSDGTAFDAFATARAPDGAKTFIAIEVKYSESLNEPEARLRPRYDELSRSSGLFAEPDDTALRKNPLQGLWRGHMLAQSMVDAGIFDRGVFVLVAPRQNRDVQRAARAYAKRLTNADGKVAFLNVELEDAIDAIRSGGAPDLAAALRERYVDFTPVHDLVRQACLNTPRRRRSLRPAPRPASAQPRPPRSPLAAAR
- a CDS encoding peptidylprolyl isomerase; amino-acid sequence: MKHTLIQTAQNEPQAEAFSGCSHGPVPAARRPANAPPVFVNGIAIPETAIAQEAQNHDAASGPEARAAAARALVIRELLLLRARALALEPTPARDAQGREETDEEALVRQVLELEVASVEPSDVECRRVYEGAASQFAAPELYEASHILFAPEHEGEAAWVAAYERAAAAIKAIGAGEPFAEWARACSACPTAEQGGSLGQLQRGDLADDLERALMDLSPGQIGAKPVRTRHGWHVIRLDQHSAAKELPFEVVKAFIKGSLRTRAWAASSARYVAALAASAQIEGLSLSLGSKV
- a CDS encoding metal-sensing transcriptional repressor; translated protein: MRAPKQPSREPVIKRLRRAEGHLRAITRLLATTRSTVNIAQQIRAVEAAVAHAKQQLIHDHMQHCVERRDLSGDALRELRQLAKFL
- a CDS encoding adenosylcobalamin-dependent ribonucleoside-diphosphate reductase, which translates into the protein MPFDATISAEIWNAKYRFLNEGSDGDADVEGTWSRVAAAIAEAEPGRGRRHWREKFNDALMDFQFLPAGRIIAGAGTGRAVTLFNCFVMGTIPDNLDGIFEHLREAALTMQQGGGVGMDFSTIRPAGAPVRGVGAKASGPLSFMDAWDAMCRTVMSAGQRRGAMMACLRIDHPDIEDFIDAKRDPARLRNFNVSALVTNSFMAALAADQDWPLQFDGEIYRTVRARDLWARLMRATYDVAEPGVIFIDRVNASNNLAYCETVSATNPCGEQPLPPYGACLLGSINLSRLVESPFELNSRIDEARLADLTTTAVRFLDNVIDVSRYPLREQEIEAKAKRRIGLGITGLADALIFCNARYGAVDGVALTRRWLDTIRTAAYRASAELAAEKGAFPAYESALLERPMLASLDPDTRAMIAEHGLRNGCLTTIAPTGTISLLAGNTSSGIEPVFAFSYQRRVRQPDNSFVEEPVQDYALTLWKKLKGDAPPPEHSFVSAQTLTPADHLAMQAVAQQYIDSSISKTINCPEDISFEDFADVYTRAYDLGCKGCTTYRPNAVTGSILSVAKTDDAEKPVAETKLMSLTPRPDALIGSTYKIKWPESEHALYVTINDIEEDGKRRPFEIFINSKNMEHYAWTLALTRMISAVFRRGGDVSFVAEELKAVFDPRGGAWLGGRYVPSLLAAIGDVIQRHLDSDTIKAVVAQESGPRVKPRGCPKCGAAALIRAEGCDKCLECGYSKCS
- a CDS encoding hemerythrin domain-containing protein → MTPSLRDDGARRPTPHDPIEFILAEHLNHRRMCRALERLSDATEFDAAVITALLDFIRFDLTLHVIDEEEDFFPMLRQRCLPEDLVEDVLDRLTSEHAEDKALSVRVRDVLNACLIIRKPPHSIEGGAEALAAFAKHEMRHLTLENAVVVPLARRRFDAEDLRVLSLRLIARRRRVTAPDN
- a CDS encoding ArdC family protein, with protein sequence MSRAAPSTVVPSSDTPPTADTRHAAPAPSSPHTPSSTDAPDTHTARSGPVALAARVTAQLIDALNHGARPWVQPWDSAAALALPLRHNGVPYKGFNIIALWAAAAERQFTSRYWLTFKQAQALGGAVRRGERATHILFYKDLAPPSSGDTAASSADTGTGNAATPDTPARRVVLRSFAVFSASQIDNLPPHFFTTPAPAADNTFLAARLDPLFARVPVVTTHGGTRACYNPTTDTIHLPPRPAFVSLAQYFSTRLHELAHATGHPTRLARDAFLAPGPRSTAAYAREELVAELTAAFLGAELHLPVDHLEDHASYLDHWLQILDRDPGALLSAAAHAQRAADFLRPFLCPDTVVPVTPAARP